One window of Eubacterium sp. 1001713B170207_170306_E7 genomic DNA carries:
- a CDS encoding glutamate synthase — MIIEAGRKYYTELNREVKAAEDREVTIKGVLGQRYIGTGVKNKDITVYGTPGNAMGAYLSGTNITVYGNVQDAVGDTMDNGDIVVYGSGGDTLGYGMRGGSIYIRGNGGYRVGIHMKAYMEHQPVVVIGGKAGSFLGEYQAGGTIVVLGLGVDNVFPAGGYCGTGMHGGAMYIRSDVPPTGLAPQVVAERCASEMLEPAMTYIENYCNYFDADIEEILGKPFYKLTPGANNPYNDLYTAY; from the coding sequence ATGATCATTGAAGCAGGAAGAAAATACTATACAGAGCTCAACCGTGAGGTAAAGGCAGCAGAGGACCGAGAGGTCACCATTAAAGGGGTTCTGGGCCAGCGCTATATCGGTACAGGGGTTAAAAACAAGGACATTACGGTTTACGGCACACCGGGCAACGCCATGGGGGCTTACCTCAGCGGCACAAACATCACGGTTTACGGCAACGTGCAGGATGCTGTTGGCGATACGATGGATAACGGCGATATTGTGGTTTACGGCAGCGGCGGGGATACCCTGGGCTATGGAATGCGCGGCGGCAGCATCTATATCCGCGGCAACGGGGGCTACCGTGTGGGCATTCATATGAAAGCCTATATGGAGCACCAGCCCGTGGTGGTGATCGGCGGTAAGGCCGGTTCCTTTTTGGGGGAATATCAAGCCGGCGGGACCATTGTGGTACTGGGCTTGGGTGTGGACAATGTTTTTCCGGCAGGCGGCTACTGTGGAACCGGCATGCACGGTGGCGCGATGTATATCCGCAGTGATGTACCGCCGACAGGACTGGCGCCACAGGTGGTGGCAGAGCGGTGCGCCTCTGAAATGCTGGAACCGGCCATGACTTATATTGAAAACTATTGTAATTATTTTGATGCTGATATTGAGGAGATTCTTGGAAAGCCCTTTTATAAATTGACACCAGGTGCCAACAATCCTTATAATGATCTATATACAGCCTACTAA
- a CDS encoding glutamine synthetase family protein, protein MNLGKKTLDTISYIEENDIKFIRMQFCDIYGQSKNIAISNEQIERAILYGVPFDANSVAGYLDADHSDLILHPDLSTLQILPWRPQQGKVARILCDVKYPDGTNFEGDSRYILKEQMKKADKLGYRFNVGAECEFFLFRLGENGEPTREPVDSAGYFDLAPFDRGENTRREIILTLEEMGFEIESSHHESARGQHEIDFKYSGALESADNIMTFKTVVKTIAQRNGLHATFMPKPLNGQPGSGMHINISLMKDNENIFNSALGGLTDEARWFAAGVLSHIRGISAVSNPLVNSYKRLMDGYEAPQTVSWGYGARSPLIRIPAAVGDYCRMELRSPDPSCNPYLTFALILAAGLEGIEKKLPLMEPLGDEPAELEKLPMTLREALEEMKRDTLVTEVLGEKTAQKYIQLKSWEWRQYIGMVHEWEIDRYFSTF, encoded by the coding sequence ATGAACCTTGGTAAAAAAACACTCGATACCATCAGCTATATCGAAGAAAATGATATTAAATTTATCCGGATGCAGTTCTGTGACATCTATGGGCAGAGCAAGAATATCGCCATCTCCAACGAGCAGATTGAGCGCGCCATCCTCTACGGCGTGCCGTTTGACGCCAACTCTGTGGCCGGCTATCTGGACGCGGATCATTCTGACCTGATCCTGCACCCGGATTTGTCCACACTTCAAATTCTGCCCTGGCGGCCACAGCAGGGTAAGGTTGCCAGAATACTCTGCGATGTGAAGTATCCGGACGGCACAAATTTTGAGGGCGACAGCCGTTATATCTTAAAAGAGCAGATGAAAAAGGCCGATAAGCTGGGCTACCGTTTTAACGTAGGCGCAGAATGTGAGTTTTTCCTGTTCCGCCTGGGTGAAAACGGAGAGCCGACCAGAGAACCGGTTGACAGCGCCGGCTATTTTGACCTGGCGCCCTTTGACCGGGGCGAAAACACCCGGCGTGAGATTATTCTGACGCTGGAGGAAATGGGCTTTGAGATCGAGAGCTCCCACCATGAATCGGCCCGGGGACAACATGAGATTGACTTTAAATACAGCGGCGCGCTGGAATCCGCGGATAATATTATGACCTTTAAGACAGTGGTCAAGACCATTGCCCAGCGCAACGGCCTGCACGCCACCTTTATGCCAAAGCCCCTCAACGGGCAGCCGGGCAGCGGCATGCATATCAATATATCGCTCATGAAGGACAATGAAAATATCTTTAACAGCGCTCTCGGCGGTCTGACCGATGAAGCCAGGTGGTTTGCCGCCGGCGTGCTCAGCCATATCCGCGGGATCAGCGCTGTTTCCAATCCGCTGGTCAATTCCTACAAGCGCCTGATGGACGGCTACGAAGCGCCGCAGACAGTCAGCTGGGGCTACGGCGCCCGCTCGCCGCTTATCCGTATTCCGGCCGCTGTGGGCGATTACTGCCGTATGGAGCTCAGAAGCCCGGATCCATCCTGCAATCCCTATCTGACCTTTGCCCTGATCCTGGCGGCCGGCCTTGAGGGGATTGAAAAGAAGCTGCCCTTAATGGAACCCCTTGGCGATGAGCCAGCAGAGCTTGAAAAGCTGCCCATGACATTGAGGGAGGCGCTGGAGGAAATGAAAAGAGACACGCTGGTGACAGAAGTCCTCGGTGAAAAAACAGCACAAAAATACATTCAGCTCAAAAGCTGGGAGTGGAGACAATACATCGGAATGGTCCACGAATGGGAAATTGACCGTTATTTTTCAACCTTCTGA
- a CDS encoding ANTAR domain-containing protein, which translates to MSNVLLVCKQNEITKALTEILRGMDFGMIDAVPSGSEGRRRLQEIEYDMVIINTPLGDEFGIELALDTMEKYLIGVVLIVKNELVDHVEAKLADTTAFVVSKPINRQLLTQNIKFVLNSKVKLQRLKEQNEKLQKKMDDIKMIYRAKLCLMGYLDMTEEQAHRYIQKQAMDMRISPRQVAENLIRTYER; encoded by the coding sequence ATGAGTAATGTGTTGTTGGTATGCAAGCAGAATGAGATTACAAAGGCATTGACGGAGATACTGCGGGGCATGGATTTTGGCATGATTGACGCAGTCCCCTCCGGCAGTGAAGGCCGGAGACGCCTGCAGGAAATTGAGTATGATATGGTCATTATCAATACCCCCCTGGGCGATGAGTTTGGAATCGAGCTGGCCCTTGACACCATGGAGAAGTACCTGATCGGCGTCGTGCTCATCGTGAAAAATGAGCTGGTGGACCATGTGGAGGCCAAACTGGCGGACACAACGGCCTTCGTGGTGTCTAAGCCCATCAACCGCCAGCTTCTGACCCAGAACATCAAGTTTGTACTGAACTCAAAGGTCAAGCTGCAGCGCCTTAAGGAACAGAATGAAAAGCTGCAAAAGAAAATGGACGATATCAAGATGATTTACCGGGCCAAGCTGTGCCTGATGGGATACCTTGATATGACTGAGGAACAGGCTCACCGCTATATCCAGAAGCAGGCCATGGATATGCGGATATCGCCCCGTCAGGTTGCAGAGAACCTTATCCGGACCTACGAGCGTTAA
- the rbr gene encoding rubrerythrin, with the protein MGKLKGTKTLENLMKAFAGESQARNRYTFFASKAKKEGYIQIQNIFLETAANEKEHAEMFYKYIVENEGLDGEAMMVGFTAEYPVSLSDDTRTNLINAAAGEREEWSDLYNNFGKTAEEEGFKDIAATFKYIVEVEKAHEARYLKLAENIEKERVFKRSESVKWKCGNCGYISEGKEAPKVCPACKHGREYFELFVEAY; encoded by the coding sequence ATGGGTAAATTAAAAGGAACGAAAACACTGGAAAATCTGATGAAGGCCTTTGCAGGTGAAAGCCAGGCACGCAACCGTTATACTTTTTTTGCGTCAAAAGCTAAAAAGGAAGGGTATATTCAAATTCAGAACATTTTCCTGGAAACAGCAGCCAACGAAAAAGAACACGCGGAAATGTTCTATAAATATATCGTGGAAAACGAAGGTCTGGATGGCGAAGCCATGATGGTAGGCTTTACCGCGGAATATCCGGTCAGCCTGAGCGACGACACCCGTACCAATCTGATCAACGCCGCTGCCGGTGAGCGTGAGGAATGGAGCGACCTGTACAATAATTTTGGAAAAACAGCGGAAGAAGAAGGCTTTAAAGATATTGCGGCTACCTTCAAATATATTGTAGAGGTTGAAAAGGCTCACGAAGCCCGTTATTTAAAATTAGCCGAAAACATTGAAAAGGAACGCGTATTCAAACGCTCAGAATCCGTCAAATGGAAATGCGGCAACTGCGGCTATATCAGCGAAGGCAAGGAAGCACCAAAGGTATGCCCGGCCTGCAAGCACGGCAGAGAATACTTTGAGTTATTTGTTGAAGCTTATTAA